TTTTCTATTTGTGTTATGGTGggagtatatagtacgcgtcAAAGAGGTTGGAGGGGACTagatatatactatacgtacgcgtccgtgaacaagtacacctcactcagtgtcgggacttttcggtttctaaggcacgtgccacatcaaagttgtgaaattagctattcaaacatcacacaacacctctttgggccacatgcatgtaGGCAGTGGTTATCCGAGGACACTCatgtgtgacgcttccatctgtgggcccgagaggccatcgtcgatgcatgcatcactttgacctacatcgggagaggctaattaatttgaccATCAAGGAGGATTCATTTTGGGTTGTATTACGGtgggagcatatagtatgcgtcgaagagggggaaggggaccatcatatgtagtacgcttcatgaacctcgctctatGTGGAGACTTTACGGTTTTCGAGGCATGTGCCAcctcaaagttgtgcattttgggtattcaacatatgtttggcccacatgcaaagcgatggtggttgacctctcgcacccacttaagcggttatcagtgATATCGATGCTTCCCATCTGTGGGCCCGCATGGTCCGTCAATACTTTGCCTCAcaacgagagaggttaatttcacttaggaggggattatattttttctttctaatacggtatatatataggtcatgctctgggatgacatgatacagtttgagcacacgcatgcatgtgtacgcatgaatccctcctatcgagtcgaagtggctagtaccaCGACAAGCCATGAACCattctcgctctgtgtggggactgtACGATTTTCGACGCACgtgccacatcaatgttgtgaaatggtattcaaacatgcatgcacgcatcacctaattaagtttgagtgGATTCTTCCTTTGgctcgtgttatcgtagtataggtcatggtgagattcagactaaattaagtttgagcgcatactatgcacgcatgcatgcatgaatccccgtcatcGGCTTCAAGTGTGGTGTGACATACATATGCATTGTCAACTAACCCTcgctcagtgtggggatttctggTTCGAAAGCACGGTgtcacatcaaagttgttccattgtgtattcaaacacacatctccatacatatgtttgggccacacgcatgcagtggttgtctttggggactagctacttgcgtgattattgacGAGGTAGCCCATCTCctgggtcgcatggacggccatcactttgaccaacaaaaGAGAGAGGTTGTaggaccaaggtggattattattgatccgttttacgatccatcttggtgagatgccctctctggcccgccgaatGAAAGTGAGTGTGTGTGCCGGGGGGggctgctacttcgcactttgctaggtgaacctccaTGGGGGGgaatgcattcatagcttaggattccctttctGCCGACACGAGAGGGGGAGGCAAGCAGTACCTTGCGCCTTGCGAGATAAGTGCCACATCGAAGTTACATTTGGCATTTaaacatcaaaccacccttttaatacatatactccctccgttcggaaataGTTGTCCGAGGAATATATGTATCTAGTTGTaatttagttttagatacatccaCTTGTATTAGTTTCCACCAAAAAtatttccgaacggagggagtatttggtccacatgcacgtgtgttcgtgttctgaccctctccctcgtcatttttcgccaaatttatgaacattagacaagtcggatgacgcaacagacatggttcactcacactaaccgtgtgccacgcagGTGCCCCTATCACGCACATCCGCACAGTAGATTGGGCTCCACTAGGCTTCcgctctcaaaaatatctacccgcctgcaggttctttctgtttgataacacacggttgttatgtTTCGACCATatgtgatgtttcttgttcccgctcctgcctgcatctcttgaaaatatctgcccgtctcgagggtttttctatttcataacacacggttgttatttcccgaccgtgtgtgatgcaccatcatccaaattttcaatagccctGTCATTTCACTCCCGcatttgactcccgcgtagtaaactTTTCAGTAGCCGCGCCATTTCCTTAAACACAcccccgcccccctccacacacacacacacacacacaccaaaacctcctcggacGCGCGCGCGTGGACACGCACACACAaacaccctccctcgctcgaaaccctagcaaggtcgccgccgccgccgcaaggcctccatttaTTACAGTAAACTATTCAAATCAAAAAATTGTGATGTGTTCTAAAAAAATTGCGATGTGGAATTATGTGGGTGAAAGAGAGGCGGTCGAGTTTGCATGCTGGTGACTCAAGTGACGACCGGGTATGTAGTATATATCCAGAGGAAGGGAAGAGGGCTCCGAACTGAAAGAATTGCCCCTCTATTTCTGAAGGAGGGTGGACATTTATTAGCCTTATTTCAATCTTATAAACCTCTGAAAACACATTTATCACTATGACGATGGAATGGAATTAAGCTTGTGGAAAGAACTGTTTCACACTTTCACTAAAAAGCTAGAAATACTTAACAAAAATGTATATATAATGATTTCCACACGGACCAGTTCCAACGCCGAGTCTCAAACTGTCTCCATACGTCCCGACCGCGCGGTCCAGATCTTGGAAGCTATCCAACGCGTGTCTATATAAGTCTGCCAAGCGGTCCGGACCATGTTTTTTCCTCAAAGAAAAAAGTCCATTTTAGTACCCTGAATAAAGTGGGTGGTTCACTTTACCCCCTGATCTTTTTTTCTGCTTCTTTTACAACCAAACAAACTCAAACCGGAcaaaacaccccccccccccggctggTTTTTCTCCATCCGCTGCTGACGTGGCACTAGTCAACGGTGATTTTGACCTGAGTGGGGCCCTCTTGTTAGGTTTCtctcacctctctctctctctctgtgggGCCCTGAGTGGGGACCTCTTGTTTTGTCTAGTTTGGGTTTGTTTGGTGGGTAAAAGAAGCAAAAAAAATTAGATCATGGGGTAAAGTGAACCACCCACTTTATTCAGGATAGTAAAATTGACTTTTTTCTTCCTCAAACTGGAGCCAAacgtgtgggggggggggggggtggggggacTTTGCAGGAGTCTGGACTCGAGACACGTTGGGCTCTTATACCCATGGACCACCTAAATGTAAGGCGGAGCCCGCTCTTTTGTAGCATCCCGCACAGTTTTCGCGCCAAAATCCCCCACTCTCTTCTTCCATTCAGCGCTTTCCACCAAATTCCCGTccttttctcccactttcttctTCGCCGCCACGGTCGACACATGGAACCGGACCAGGACATGCCAGAtatggaggtggtggaggtgccgGAGGATCCAAGCATCACTCTTGCCCGGAAGATCAACTTCGCGATGCGGCAAAATCACTGTGTCAAAGTGAAGGCACAAATGAGGCAACACTCAGGAAGCTGAAGGACAATGGAGGGCGCCCTGATGGCGTACCTGGTGATGGGCGTGCTGGTTCTGCCGGACTGAAATTCTTTTGTGATTGGACATGTAAAAAACTTAAGCAAACTTGCCTCTTTTTGGTTGTGATTGGGCATGTGATCCAGCGCTGGTGTGATCTAGCGCATACTATGGGTCGGACAAGATTTGAATTTCATATTGCCCTTTACTAGCGGACATATATATGATAGCATTGGATAGCCGGCTCACGCATCCGTGTCCGCGGACGGATGCCAAAGAAAATTTGTGGGCCAGCATTGGTGATGCCCTTACCAAGTATTAGAACCATCCCACAGACAAAGTTGATCGAAAAACTAATTCAAATATTCATATATACATGTAGGCTACATGCAACAAGTGAGAGTTTTTCATATATTTCAGTCCTAAGAAAAAGTGAGTGATTTAATTTGTACTTAGATTTGGAAAAGAGTTGGGGAAGAATTGAGATTGTTAGGAGCATGCTAATTGCCTGGAAATAGAGTTTTGCAGATTGTGTTCGAAAATTCGGTTTTTCTATGGACTGAGTTGAGCAGTGGACCAAAATTTTCCTCATCTGGCATCCTAGTTGCTAATTGCTCATCAAACTTGTGTCGTAAGGCTGACTGATTTCCCATATATATGTGGGTTCTCTCGGTTCCTTTTCTAATAAAGAAGCATTTTATTGACTCAAACATTGCATCAAGCTTGACGATACATGTAGTACATCATATTCGATAGCCCTCCGCGAGAAGTACGACCATCAGAATTTCAAGTTGGAGAAACTAAAGCATAGTTACATGGATATCATTGCTAATTCCGTATGATACTGGCGCATCTGTCTGTTATCTACAGCTACAACAGAACGTGGGCAATTTTGGATCCACGAAGGCAGTCGCTCAAATCTTCCCCTAACCCAACCCATGAAGGACTGGAGGGAACGACAACATGAGCGATGTGTAACACCCAAGCAATGAGCCATCGGCGATGGAAACATGTGGTCTTCCTAAGTGTTTACTTCCTTATGTCTCTCAATCTTAAAGTTAGAATTTCTTCATTATATTTGTGCTACTATGTAATGAAAGTGTTTCTAGTTTAACTCTCCTGGTCTAGCTAGATTGGTTTGTGGACAAAGGTGATGAAGCTGGTCAAGCATATATATGGATGTATGTGCTGAAGCTGCTAGTTCATGGTACATGTTAAATGCAGGGTTATCTAGCTCCGACCAAACTAACAAATTGTTACTAAAGACAGCGCATAATATATGGTTTTGATAAACTTTATAAAATGTACTATTGTGCAAAGAAACACGACATAACAAATTGAACACTAGTGTCGAAATGAATCGTTTGGGCGTGTGCTTTATAAATCCTATTTCGAGAAATATACTCTTGCAAGGTTATTAGTGTTTGGGCAAATGGTCCATCTTTAATAATAAATTAAACGAATAATATTAAGGGAGGAAGGAATTCAAACACATGCAAATGAAATTTAGTGATAAAACCAACATTAGAAGGTCCTTTGAAAGTCATCCTTTCTAATTTCCCGGGTGTTCCATCGTAGCTAGCTTTGTTTCTAGCTAACCCTTTTCTTCAATGTTCTCATCTTGTGCTTAGTTAATATGCAACGATTTGTCGCTGCACGAACATAAATTTCTCTTCTCGTTGCAATAAATATTAAATCGGATATTGGGTAGAAGAATTACACAATACTTGTCCATTCAATTATCTCCTCCTACTTTTTTCCAGGGTAAGAACTACTAGAGGATCAATATGAACTCTGGTCTTCTGGAGAAATAAATTGACTAATGATAATTGATTTTTCTCATTAATTATAAGATAGCCTTAACTGTAAAAACTACATAGCAACCACACATGCACTAAAATTTCATCAGAGATTGTTTTGTATTCAGAAGATGATGCTCTTTAAACAAGCACGTGCATTTGGAGATCAAACTCAACCAAATTTCAAAGATACAAAATTGATAGAAACAACTAAATGGTTTATTTTCTAGTTTATAAACTAAAGATCAAAGTTAAATCATATTTAAGTTGCACAAATAGTGTAAACTAAAGTCATGTATACAATATTCTAGTGTCGTGTATTGGTTTGGACAATTTTAGCAATGTCAAGCCAAATTGTGTGGACATGTAAATGTTCGATTGATTATCCAACTTTTGTCTGTATTATCAATTTATTTCATAAAGAATGAACACATTATGATTAGAAATGTTCTGAATGTACATGTTTGTATTGCTTTCAAAGACAGGTGTCGATTTATTGAACATTATCATTTGGTTATGGAAAAATTGGTAAACAGAACATGGTATGTATACCAATGATATCTCACATCACCTACAACCTTTGCATGTGGCCACTATGGCACAGTCTGACCTCCTTTTTTTCAAACAAAAAAGCATAGTAGAATCATGTCGAGAATGCATGTCAAGTTGATGTACTGGTGGACTTGTGTTGGGTCATTTGGCGTTCCTTGACAGCATATGGAACATCTTGTAACAAACATTCGGATTAGGGGGAACTATGGAATTAGCCGAGTTGCAGGGCCGCCCCCGGCCGTGCCTTTCGATCCGTGGACATGTTGTCCTGGAGATTTGCCCCTTAGGGCTTTCTTGTCTGGGTCAACTTACCATTTCCTATGTTGATGGCCAATCCTTGCTTGGATTTCCCCTTTGTGGAAAGCTCCTTTGCCACTCAAAATCAAGATCTTTGAATGACTGCTCCTCTATGCCCGTTTTTGCCCCTTATGTGTGTTGCCCGAGCCTGGGAAGCACAACTTCTTCTCATGTCCCGCCGCCTGCTTCCTATGGATCTCTATCTGCAAGGCTCTACGGCCTAAGTGGTAGGCCTCAGACCTGGGGGACTTATTAGCTGTGCGGATTCTCTGTAACCCGAAGGAGGAGACACCTCTTTTGGTTGGAGTTCTTTGCCATGGCCTGGACCCTATGGATGACTTGCAATAGATGGCTATTGAGAAGGTTTAATTGTGACATACATGCTACTgactatgtgcttaaagttttggcTTTTGCGCACGTAGCCGTTGTTTAGGTGGCGGGACATTAACTTGCTAGCTTGCGTCATGGATTTTCTTCAGATGGTTGACCGCTAGATCTCAAAACAGCCCCTTAGCAGTTGGTGCCTCGTCCTCATGGTGCCATGTATCACCTATTATTTTGCTTTTCGGCATGTTTGTGCTGTTGCCCTAGCAGACTATTTGCTTCTTAGTTTTGAACATGTACTTGTCTCGAAAAGGGACGCTTTATTACTTAAAAGGTTTGAACATGTACTTGTTGGTATATAACCTTGCTTGGCGCTTTATATCTATATAAAGCGGGGAGAAAGCCTGTTATGGGGGAATTATCCCGGATGCCTCTTAACCCTGCGCAACTCATTCACATAATACACTGTCTCTTATtcttgaatttatggatgatttgTGTTTATCATCAATAGAGGAACTGGGCATGAGAGAATAGGACTACAACTAAATTTATCGACCAAGAATTGTTGATGTTAAGGTTGTCCGGCAGCTTCATTACATTTACTGCATGTATGGATGTACACGTCTATTATTGATGTGAATGTGGTTCAGTGGCTCACTTCATTGAATTTAATTACGGCTTGTATGATTGCACACATCTATTGTTGATTTGAATGTACTCCGGTAGCGCACCACATTGTATTTATCGTCCTGTATGACTGCATGTGTCTCCAGTTTTAGTACATCAGATACTTCTTTAGTTTTCGATCAACAAGACTTGCATGCCACGGCTGCGATCTCAATTCTCTTGGTGGTCAGTCCCGTTACTCTCGGGCTGGCCATGGCGATACCTTTGATCGCAATCCTCTCCGGTGCATGGTCTGGCAGAAAAAACAAAATCCGCATTGTCCACCTTACATGACTGTTTGtgcatatctatatctatacctactaataaagcaaggtgcgtttctccaattttttcatccgttcaccgcCGAAAAGATTTTTCTTTTattcgaggtggtactaaattttgTGCGTTCGTCTGTTAGAAAAGAATAATGGTTTGTGCAGAATTTCGTATATGGGCCACACGCGCTCTGGCCCAGCAAAGCCAGCCCACTTAATTTTCTGCCCATGTAGTGGGGAAAATCCTATTTGGTGCACAGCGCAGCATATAGTCAGGGCATCGCACATGACAGCCaagactgggccggcccattttatTTTTTCTGTACTTTCTATTTTGCTTTTTCTTTCCTGTTTACTTTCTTTCCTTCGGAAAACTATTTTACTTTTTCGCTTTTTTGTAAATAAAAAATTTACAGAATTtcaattttggtgaaattttcgaaaaaaattaattttttggaacaaattgttttaaattatttttaggcattttattttatttttattgttCCAAAAGTTGTTCAAAATTCATAAAATGGTAATCTTTTCCAAATTTGTTTGAgatttaattttttttatattttataaTATGTTCAAGATTAAAAAATATTGTTGTTTTACTGAAATATTGAAAAATTGAAAATAATGTACGCGTTTCAAAAGCACATTTTCTAAAGTTGTTCCGAATGTTGAAAACATGTTCCTGTTTTAAAAAACAATCACAATGTCAAAAAATATTTGTGATTTTATAAAAggttcatgttttcaaaaaatgttccgaTTTCAAATTAtatctcccgttgcaacgcacgggcatatgtgctagtataTATAAACCAGAAAAAGCCTGGTCGAACCAACAAGAATTGTTAGCAGTCAACGCCAAAGGCAAGCACATCATAGTAGTCAGACAAGACACAATACTGTCAATGGCACGGGGAGACGAGAAAAGTAGGTGACTTCCCGGTATATTTACCTCGGCTGTTCACACTCATTTTAACTCACTTTTCATGCAGGGGATACATCCGGTTTCACCTAACCTTTTGTACTTTTCAATCATAGACGCCTAAACCTCCATGGACGTGTAATTTGACGCACGTTGTGTTGCCTGAGTAAAGCCATTCAACGTCACTGATGATTACCCTACCTAGGCAGGCCTTTCAACCACAATCACCATAAACTTCCAACGCATGGTCGCTCACCAACCCCCAGCCCCCCATTATTCTCCAATATGGTCAGTATTCACATACATTTTTCAGATCGGCTGCTTCTGAAAAGGGCCAGCAATAATTACATTGGATGCTCATGTTCTTTGTCACGAGATTGAACTCTCGACCAAGTTGAATAAATTCATGCCGGCGTCCGTGGCACATGGCGGACAAGTCTGATCTCGCATCATCATCGTACCAGTGATGTCCACTAGCATAGTGAGGTAGACAGCCATCTTTATTATTTTATGAGCCACGCTCAACTTTGACCGGATACATGGAAAAACAATAGCCAAATGGATTCAGGAATAAAAATCTTGTTGGTAACATTCACGAATATTCGAACTTGGCCTTAATTTCTTGAGCTAAACTATTCCTGGCATAATTCTTCGAGGAGACAACACCAGATGGCTAGCAGCAGCTGGATGGTCCTACATATATTTGGGGCCCCGGCACTCAACCATAATCAACATCCCTGCCGGCTCTTTCATTTTCAATGGCAGTGGCAGCTGGATGAGTTATGAGTAGATCATAACATCAACACACATGCATGGACATGAACTGGACGTGCTCCTTTATTATTCAGTGACTGGATGCAAGGCATCTAATATGGGTAGAAAGAATTACAAAAATTGGTATAACCATGTACATACATTATAGCTGTAACAGCAAACTAATTAAGCGGAGAATCGACCCTAGCTAATAATCAATGTCTATTTTGCTGAAAAGGCCGGAACATGCTGATATCTCTGCTGTTCACCTCCTGAGGGGGCCTCGCGTTCTTCTCCATGTCCTGCATGTAGGGTTGAAGGAAAATCAGTCCAAAAAAATTTCTAGTCCATGGGTGGAGATCAACCAAATTAAAGGTGGCTTTCATGTCGCTGTGGAATTTCCAGATGTCCACGGTTAGGTCTATCATCTGACACAATAAGGTGCTGAAAGACTAGAGTTGAATGCACCAGGAGCAATAAGACTTTGTTTTCATGGGAATGAATGGAGGTCCAGAAAAAAGGATTGGGGAAACGAAACAAAAACTTACGTCATGGACGGCCTCCCGGAGAAGCTCCAGCTGGTGCCTCGACACGGTGCGGACCTGCAAATTGAACCAGATAGAGAAAAAGATAAGTTTCagaaactatatatatatatatatatatatatatatatatatataaataataCGAGTACAGGACTTGTGCGCTCATAAAGCTGGCGTGCGTTAACCAAACAAAAGTTCAGGAAAGACGAAACCGGTGGGAAGATTCTTTGTGAGTAACAAACTAAAGGATCTGCACAAAGATCGAACTAGCAGCTCCGTGCCAACTGGTAAGTTCCAGAAGCGAATTATTTTATTTGACAGTTGCAAGTAGTGTGTCATGTGATGGTCCAGAAATGAAATATTTTACTGATAGTTGGAGTAGTTGGTAGTTGTGTTTGAATTTTTGTTTAGGGGTTGGTAGTTGTGTTTGATGCATGGTGAGGGTGAATGAATATGAATGAATGAAACGGGAGGTACCCTCTTGACGATGGTCCAGATGACACCTTCCGAGCAGGGCGGGGTGGTGAGAGAGCCCACGTAGCGGTAGTACACGCTGGCCTTTCCCCTTGCGCCCCTCGGGTCCATCATCCCCATTTTCTCCTCCCTGTCCTTCCGATCCGCTATCATCTCCAGGTATGGCTCCAGCTGCGTTTGTAGTACAAGATTAGAATTAGTCCCATGTTGCCATGTTGGTGTTAGTTAAGCTTACTTATAATTAAGTTAAGTCCCATGTTGCCGTGTTGGCTTTAGTTAGTCATGCTTAATTAATCCTAGTTGGTTAAATAAAGAAAAGAAGCaagagagaaaagagagaggCACCTTGTGGAGGAAGGCGTCGTGGGCGCCGATCTCGTAGAAGACGCCGATGACGGCGGCCTTGCCCTGGGCGCTCTCGTGGAACATGTGCAGCTCCATGTCGTACCGGCGGCCGTTGACGCTGTGCTCGGTGGGCGAATGCCAGTGCAGCTGCTGGAGGAAGTAGGGCGTGCCGTCTATGGAGACACTCCCGGCGTCGCCCTCGAACTTGAGCATGATGTCGTGGCCGCGGTTGACGATGGTGGCATTGGCGGGGGAGTAGGAGTGGTTGAGGTAGCCGAGGCCGCGCACGAGGGAGACGCGCGGGCTGGCGAGGTCGATGGGCGACTGCATATTCCCCTTGCCGCATGCCGACCACTCTTCCTTGATGTCGCCCCAGTGCGCCGGCCCGTTCTCCGCGTCCAGCGAGTAGCTGAACTCCTCCTCCTGGTCGGTCTCCTGCTGGGCTCTGGCTgctgggtggaggacggaggcCGAGAAGAGCAGGACGAGCGCGGCCAGCCGGAGGTCCCGAGATGGACGCATGGTTCCTTGGTGTGCTCGGAGCGCGTTGGTGCTGGGTTGGGTGTCGGCTCCTCTGCCCGTGGAGCTGGTGAGTTCTTGTGTGTGTTGGATCGGGGACAGAGCTGGTGCACTATATATAGTGGAGAGCCAGAGAGAATGACATGGGTCTGGCCGTCTGCCACGGCCGCGTTTGTTAGGTTGGAACGTTTCAAACCCGTCTGTCAACTTGGTACCGTTTACGGGATATAAAAAAAAAACTGCTACCGCTTACGGAGTTACGGTAGGGTActgacgagtaatgctacacatACAAATGATTATATGGGTTTTACAAACAGGTGGGTTGTGATTGGAGGTTAAGAGGAAGGAGGGGCACACCCCCATGAAAATCAGAGGAGGAATGGTTAGTTAGAAAAAAAAAAGCCTAGTCAGCGTGTAACTTTTTTTTAAAACAAGCGTTAGCGTGTAATTACATGTAACTCTTTGTATGTTTAGCATTATTGGAGTACTGACTAACACAGCACAAGCAAAGTAAACATCGCCGGCGTCCCATTCCGTTCCACGGAAAGGGAGCATACATGAACGGCCTGGACCGTGTGGGATAGGGACACGCTCGCTATCGAAAAGTCCGGCCGGGGTTGGTGAGAAGCCGCACGGCTTGTCATCATCTCTCACGTTTGGTCGTTTGGAAGAACAAATTGGAAAGCTGTTGTGTTGTTGGATCCCGAACACCATTTTGCATCGTCGATCGCATATCACCGATCCTCTCGTACGTTGTAGTACAGTGAGTGTTCTTTTGTTCAGATCTGTTCCCACGATCGTGCTTCTGGAAGAACAAAGAAATTTGGTACAAACGTTTCACACCCCTTCGTGTTACCCACGAGGTTCATCGTCCAGACCTGCCCACGCGCAGTCCAGACCTGCCCATGGCTCTCGCTGTTGCTTCACAGGATTTTTAGTTGTTTTATTTAATCTGGCAAGAGGGCGCGTTAAAAATATAGCGCACTTGGTCTGCAAGTGTGCTGATGTATGCATATGGAAATGTTATGAATACCTCAACGCACCACTTGCTTGACAAACAATCAAGTCCATCCAGTCGGCCGGCAGCTCCACCAGCCCCGGTGCATGCATCCATGCGTGCTTCGCATGCAGTGGTTACTTGACTCTTCCCAAATGCAGTCATTCTCCTGTACACCATACCATTTGTCCTATCACGTCGGCAAAAATCCCTAGGTATGAGTTAAGGCAACTCCACCGTTGATCGATCACCTATTCATGCGTAAACCAGTATGTGTGTTGGACCGGTTCGAACGTTTGAAATCCCACAAACTGGCACAAGACAGGGGAAGGTCAGGGGTAGTTCGAACATCCGGCACGTCGAACTCCGACACCCCAGAGCCACCCCAAGAACCCTCTCCTGTCTCCTAGAACCCTTGATGCATTCCAAAAAAGATAACCTAtttatatctatatctataccttattactaataaagcaaggtgcgtttcatcaattttttcatccgttcatcgcaaatagattattatttttctatccgaggtggtactaaaatTTCTTTGTTCGTCTATTAGCAAAGGAAAAACAATTCGTGCAGAATTTCGTACATGGGCCGTGCGCACTGTGGCCCCGTAAAGTCAGCCCATTTTTTTCCTGCCCATGTAGCAACAAAAAATCCTATTTCCCGCACAGGCGGTAAATAGTTTCAGATATCCACAGGGCGCCCAAAACTCAGCGGCCCATTTATCCTTGCGTCCTGtttccatttttctttttctgttacgTTCTCTTTTTGTTTcctatttattttttatttttcccatTCTAAGtctattttttacttttttctgAAACTAAACATTTTCAAAAACAATTCGCAATTTCAATTTTATTCAAAAATTCATAAAAATTACGAATTACATAAATGTGTTCCTATCATAAAAATGTTTGGATTTTTTTGTTGTGCtaaaaaaatttcaaaattttaaaaatattccCGTTTGTTAAAAAATGACTgtattttattaaaaaaatcaaTATTTAGGAAAATGAATTTAAAAATGTCCCAAATTCGGAAaatatgcttgtgttctgtttcCATTTTTCGTTTTCTGTTTTGTTCTCTTTTTGTTTCcggtttcttttttatttttcccaTTCTAAGTctatttttttacttttttctgAAATTCaaagttttcaaaaaatgttcgcaatTTCATTTTTATTCAAAAATTCATAAAAAATTACGAATTACACAAATGTGTTCCTATTATAAAAAATGTGTGGATTTTTTTTgtggcaaaaaaattcaaaattttaaaaatatttccATTTGTTCAAAAATGACTGTATTTTTTTAGAAAAATCAATATTTAGAAAAAATGCATTTTAAAAATTtccaaatttgaaaaatattttggTTTTCGCGACATgttcaaaaattgaaaataaTGTTTTCATTAAAGAAAAATTACTAAAACTCTTCTGAATCTTCAAAACATGTTCctattttaaaaaattgttcgtAACTTAAAAAATAT
This sequence is a window from Aegilops tauschii subsp. strangulata cultivar AL8/78 chromosome 7, Aet v6.0, whole genome shotgun sequence. Protein-coding genes within it:
- the LOC109755851 gene encoding alpha carbonic anhydrase 7 produces the protein MRPSRDLRLAALVLLFSASVLHPAARAQQETDQEEEFSYSLDAENGPAHWGDIKEEWSACGKGNMQSPIDLASPRVSLVRGLGYLNHSYSPANATIVNRGHDIMLKFEGDAGSVSIDGTPYFLQQLHWHSPTEHSVNGRRYDMELHMFHESAQGKAAVIGVFYEIGAHDAFLHKLEPYLEMIADRKDREEKMGMMDPRGARGKASVYYRYVGSLTTPPCSEGVIWTIVKRVRTVSRHQLELLREAVHDDMEKNARPPQEVNSRDISMFRPFQQNRH